In Schizosaccharomyces osmophilus chromosome 2, complete sequence, the following proteins share a genomic window:
- the rad8 gene encoding ATP-dependent chromatin remodeller/ubiquitin-protein ligase E3 Rad8, translated as MKRSPGENHGFETETKDERESPPRFFHEDERESPVSIVGASGPKQNSPGDTQELVDKNNAEVDSPNSFEFSIRSILGEEVVPKSKMKGLYDASNGDVETAINIFYDNSLDGSFAENKDENVETFLALQNSQRIESTTRQKDKEIPTSEADDSSPVNSQAKNHNIARSSPRNASLTSFSFLTKSNQVRKYVGCFGVEAYSIVSGSHILQAGERAYLERQKAPTKTQYRNSRKRSKTNNSSGLAYTNSIRFLNSDHKEIGKLPSENAHVLCTLMSQKLWSFEASCIYADDFLHLGSNVTLQIYCFLDISHPSLNQSPFSAKTAFIEDDPAAFIDTQNKRDHLLRLFSWIALEPYTENSVAGSNVQINDLLLSSSSSANPTVSETSSSDVTEDDDAVNEQLSTLYDRTRLNEANLPSHAIPEGFRLDLREYQKQALYWMCQREKGDAKVETSSNLHPLWSQFLFPMDPELSPEDYHFSKDDEPHRFFVNLYTGDITLVFPSMTPYHRGGILADEMGLGKTIEMLSLIHARRSSDVVEKSIEKSPFSNRLPKAAKTTLVVAPMSLLDQWQSEAVKVSNINSFKTLVYYGSDTSTNLQSLATNSAPDLVITSYGVLLSESSNTPDASGLFSVHWHRVILDEGHSIKNPSSKTAKACYAISAQNRWVITGTPIVNKLDDLYSMIKFLQIEPWCNYNYWRTFVSVPYEAKDILKALNVVQSILEPLVLRRTKETKDISGSPIVCLPDRKIETIYLEFSEAERRIYDSLYVKAKSRVHESIATGTLFKNYTAILGLLLRLRQACCHPLLLSKAVEKKDNEVEQEINSNELHDLIWMFASKKTLIPDYIREIPDMDALNTLAPECPICCSEPIQDPVVLKCKHVCCRGCLKDHIGYQNKRDISPPLCHTCRQPFEADDVYEPREIRSTGFTLKDKSLQWNHWNRYQSIKVLVLLEYIQKILSNPSSDKIVIFSQFTGFLDYIGEILNTLRIKHSRFDGRMSQEQRSMSLEQFRNDPTINVLNISLKAGGLGLNLTCANHVLMMDPWWSWSVESQAIDRVYRLGQEKQVVVTRFIVRDSVEERMLKVQERKKFLAGTLGMSKEEQQIQSLEDIQTLFA; from the coding sequence ATGAAACGAAGCCCTGGCGAAAATCATGGCTTTGAAACTgaaaccaaagatgaaCGAGAATCCCCTCCTCGCTTTTTCCATGAAGATGAACGAGAATCTCCTGTCTCTATCGTAGGAGCATCGGGTCCTAAACAAAATAGCCCTGGAGATACCCAGGAATTGGTAGATAAAAACAATGCGGAAGTAGACTCTCCTAATTCCTTTGAGTTCAGCATAAGGTCAATCCTTGGTGAAGAAGTTGTAcctaaaagcaaaatgaaaGGTCTTTACGATGCCTCGAATGGGGACGTAGAGACTGctataaatattttctaCGATAATTCTTTAGATGGAAGTTTCGCCGAAAACAAGGATGAAAATGTCGAAACATTCCTTGCGCTGCAAAACTCTCAACGGATTGAGTCCACTACAAGgcaaaaagacaaagagATTCCGACATCGGAGGCGGATGACTCTTCACCTGTAAATTCGCAGGCTAAAAATCATAATATTGCACGATCCTCTCCTAGGAATGCATCCCTtacttccttttcatttttaacCAAATCTAATCAAGTCCGCAAATACGTTGGTTGCTTTGGTGTCGAAGCGTACTCAATTGTTTCCGGTTCTCATATTTTACAAGCTGGTGAACGTGCGTATCTTGAACGTCAAAAAGCCCCTACAAAAACTCAATATCGGAATTCTAGAAAGCGTTCAAAGACGAACAATTCATCTGGTTTAGCATACACCAACTCCATTCGGTTTTTGAATAGTGATCACAAAGAAATTGGGAAGCTGCCTTCCGAAAATGCTCATGTGCTATGTACTTTGATGTCTCAAAAACTTTGGTCTTTTGAAGCGAGTTGTATATATGCTGATGATTTCCTTCATTTAGGAAGCAATGTTACGCTTCAAAtctattgttttcttgataTTTCACATCCATCTTTAAATCAATCTCCTTTTTCGGCGAAAACTGCTTTTATCGAAGACGACCCAGCCGCTTTTATAGATacccaaaacaaaagagacCATTTACTTCGTTTATTTAGCTGGATTGCATTAGAGCCTTATACTGAGAACTCTGTTGCGGGATCAAACGTACAAATCAACGATCTTCTACTATCCtcgtcttcttcagcaaACCCAACGGTTTCTGAAACCTCCAGTTCAGATGTTACTGAGGATGATGATGCTGTAAATGAACAGTTAAGTACATTATATGACCGGACTCGCTTGAACGAAGCAAATCTCCCCTCACATGCAATTCCCGAAGGATTCCGTTTAGATTTACGGGAGTATCAAAAGCAGGCACTTTATTGGATGTgtcaaagagaaaagggTGATGCCAAAGTAGAAACATCCTCAAACCTGCACCCACTATGGAGTcagtttttgtttcctaTGGATCCCGAGCTGTCTCCCGAAGATTATCACTTTTCTAAGGATGACGAACCTCATCgatttttcgtaaatttGTATACCGGTGATATTACATTAGTTTTTCCTTCGATGACCCCTTATCACCGTGGTGGAATTTTAGCAGACGAAATGGGATTGGGAAAAACTATCGAAATGCTTTCGTTAATTCACGCTAGAAGGAGTTCCGATGTTGTTGAGAAATCTATAGAGAAATCCCCCTTCTCTAATCGTCTTCCAAAAGCTGCAAAGACAACTTTAGTAGTGGCACCCATGTCTTTATTGGATCAATGGCAATCCGAGGCAGTGAAAGTTTCTAATATTAATTCCTTTAAAACATTGGTGTATTACGGTTCTGATACATCCACAAATTTGCAATCTCTTGCTACCAACAGTGCTCCTGATTTGGTTATTACTAGCTACGGTGTTTTGCTTTCAGAGTCTTCTAACACTCCCGATGCTTCTGGGTTGTTTTCTGTTCACTGGCACCGGGTCATTTTGGACGAAGGTCATTCCATAAAAAATCCCAGCAGTAAAACCGCCAAGGCGTGTTATGCGATATCAGCTCAGAATCGATGGGTAATTACGGGAACGCcaattgtaaataaattggACGATTTGTACAGTATGataaaatttttacaaatagAACCATGGTGCAACTACAATTACTGGCGTACATTCGTTAGTGTACCATATGAGGCAAAGGACATTCTAAAGGCTTTGAATGTAGTGCAATCTATTCTCGAGCCTCTTGTTTTACGAAGAACAAAGGAAACGAAAGATATCAGTGGAAGTCCTatagtttgtttacctGATCGCAAAATTGAGACTATATATCTGGAGTTTTCGGAAGCAGAACGACGGATATACGATTCCTTATATgtgaaagcaaaaagtaGGGTTCATGAAAGTATTGCAACAGGAACATTGTTTAAGAATTATACAGCGATTTTAGGCTTACTTTTGCGACTTCGACAAGCTTGTTGCCATCCTTTATTGCTGTCCAAAGCAGTGGAAAAAAAGGACAACGAAGTAGAACAAGAGATAAACTCAAATGAGTTGCACGACTTAATTTGGATGTTTGCATCGAAGAAAACATTGATTCCGGACTATATTAGAGAAATACCCGACATGGATGCTCTAAATACTCTTGCTCCAGAATGTCCGATTTGTTGTTCGGAACCTATACAAGATCCTGTTGTCTTAAAATGCAAACATGTCTGCTGTCGGGGATGCTTGAAAGATCACATAGGTtaccaaaataaaagggATATTTCTCCTCCACTTTGTCATACTTGTCGTCAGCCCTTTGAAGCGGACGACGTGTACGAGCCTAGAGAAATTAGATCGACGGGCTTTACTCTGAAAGATAAAAGTTTACAATGGAATCATTGGAACCGATACCAGTCTATCAAGGTACTGGTACTTTTGGAGTACATTCAGAAAATTCTAAGCAATCCTTCCTCCGATAAAATTGTCATCTTTTCGCAGTTTACTGGCTTTTTGGATTACATAGGAGAAATACTCAATACGCTACGAATTAAACATTCTCGCTTCGACGGCAGAATGTCTCAGGAACAAAGGTCTATGTCATTAGAGCAGTTTCGGAATGATCCAACAATCAACGTCCTTAACATATCACTCAAAGCTGGTGGACTTGGTTTGAACCTGACTTGCGCAAACCATGTACTGATGATGGATCCTTGGTGGAGCTGGTCAGTGGAATCTCAGGCCATTGATCGTGTTTATCGTTTAggacaagaaaaacaggTTGTCGTAACTCGTTTTATAGTGCGAGACAGTGTAGAGGAAAGAATGCTAAAAGTTCAAGAACGTAAAAAGTTTCTTGCGGGAACGCTTGGAATGTCCAAGGAAGAACAACAAATTCAATCTTTGGAAGACATACAGACTCTGTTTGCTTAA
- the ecm31 gene encoding 3-methyl-2-oxobutanoatehydroxymethyltransferase Ecm31 translates to MLTKPITASVLRQWKLTKEKFSCITAYDASFSRLFEEQGMPVMLVGDSLGMAAQGHTSTIPVCVSDVAYHTRSVRRGAPNSLVMADMPFMSYSNADDACKNAATLMRSGANIVKVEGSGSWVYDTIRKLTQRSVPVSGHIGMTPQAVNIYGGFKVQGRNEAAASKILEAAKQLEEAGAQMMVLECIPETLGQKITESVSIPTIGIGAGKHTDGQILVMHDALGISSGKVPRFAKNFLSGTGDIRAAVRLYMQEVKEGHYPAKEHTY, encoded by the coding sequence ATGTTGACGAAACCAATTACTGCTTCTGTGCTTCGTCAGTGGAAGCttactaaagaaaaattttcgTGTATTACTGCCTACGATGCCAGCTTTTCGAGGCTGTTTGAAGAACAGGGAATGCCGGTTATGTTAGTTGGAGATTCTCTAGGAATGGCTGCTCAAGGGCATACTTCAACAATACCCGTTTGCGTTTCTGATGTTGCATACCACACTAGAAGTGTTCGACGTGGTGCACCCAACAGCCTGGTTATGGCTGACATGCCATTCATGAGTTACAGCAACGCAGACGATGCATGCAAAAACGCAGCAACTCTCATGCGATCCGGAGCGAATATTGTTAAAGTAGAAGGAAGTGGCAGCTGGGTCTATGACACTATTCGAAAGTTGACTCAAAGATCCGTTCCGGTTTCCGGACACATTGGAATGACGCCTCAAGCTGTGAATATTTATGGAGGTTTCAAGGTTCAGGGAAGAAACGAAGCTGCCGCTAGTaaaattttggaagctGCAAAACAGCTAGAGGAAGCTGGAGCTCAAATGATGGTGCTCGAATGCATTCCTGAGACATTGGgacaaaaaattacagAATCTGTTTCGATCCCGACGATTGGAATTGGAGCTGGTAAACATACAGACGGTCAAATCCTTGTCATGCACGATGCACTGGGCATTTCCAGTGGAAAAGTTCCTCGATTTGCTAAAAACTTCCTGAGCGGGACCGGCGACATACGAGCTGCCGTCCGACTATACATGCAGGAAGTGAAAGAAGGGCATTATCCAGCAAAAGAACATACTTATTAA
- the adh4 gene encoding alcohol dehydrogenase Adh4: protein MLIRRWISRVQPSLSRNIRSIHSFSTAIPLSWKTCHSQLNKTFATGLAYNSFSTSTHARSSPVSAFYVPSFNLFGKGSLVEAANQIKLSGYKKVLIVTDPGIIKIGLCDRAKDLLEERGSTVYIYNGVQPNPTVTNVMDGLKLIKEFGCDSIVSIGGGSAHDCAKGIALLATNGGEIADYEGVDKSLKPQLPLISVNTTAGTASEMTRFAIITEETRHIKMAIIDKHTMPVLSVNDPETMYGLPPSLTAATGMDALTHAVEAYVSTAANPITDACALKCVELVGQYLRRAVVNGKDQEAREKMAYAQFLGGMAFNNASLGYVHAMAHQLGGFYNIPHGICNAILLPHVQLFNTKDARAASRLGDVALQLGCQDHTAQAAIEKIKDMNEQVGIKPYLRFLGILEKDFEELSKNAAKDACGATNPVQPTLDEVKSIFAAAY from the coding sequence ATGCTTATTCGTCGTTGGATTTCTCGTGTTCAACCCTCATTGAGTCGCAACATTCGCTCTATTCACTCTTTTTCTACGGCTATACCTTTGTCTTGGAAGACATGTCACTCTCAACTGAACAAAACATTTGCCACGGGTTTGGCGTATAATTCGTTTTCCACCAGCACTCATGCCAGATCTTCTCCAGTTAGTGCGTTCTACGTTCCTTCCTTCAACTTGTTTGGTAAAGGTAGTCTTGTCGAAGCTGCGAACCAAATCAAATTGAGCGGTTACAAAAAGGTCCTTATTGTAACTGACCCTGGCATCATTAAAATTGGCCTCTGCGATAGGGCCAAAGACCTTTTGGAAGAACGTGGATCCACtgtttatatttacaatggcGTGCAACCCAATCCAACAGTCACCAATGTCATGGATGGCTTAAAGCTCATCAAAGAATTTGGCTGTGATTCTATTGTTTCCATTGGTGGCGGTTCGGCTCATGACTGCGCCAAGGGAATTGCCTTGCTTGCTACGAACGGCGGTGAAATCGCTGACTATGAAGGCGTTGATAAATCACTAAAGCCTCAATTGCCCTTGATTTCCGTCAACACCACCGCTGGAACTGCTAGTGAAATGACTCGCTTTGCTATTATCACCGAAGAAACTCGTCACATAAAGATGGCCATCATTGACAAGCACACTATGCCTGTTCTTTCCGTCAACGATCCTGAAACCATGTATGGACTTCCTCCTTCTTTGACCGCTGCCACTGGCATGGATGCTTTGACCCATGCTGTCGAGGCCTATGTTTCAACTGCTGCGAACCCCATTACCGATGCCTGTGCCCTCAAGTGTGTAGAACTCGTCGGTCAATATCTTAGACGCGCTGTTGTCAATGGCAAAGATCAAGAAGCTCGAGAAAAGATGGCCTATGCACAATTCCTCGGTGGTATGGCTTTCAATAATGCTTCTTTGGGTTACGTTCATGCTATGGCCCACCAACTTGGTGGATTTTATAATATTCCCCATGGTATATGCAATGCCATTTTGCTTCCTCATGTCCAGTTGTTTAATACAAAGGATGCTCGAGCAGCTTCTCGTTTGGGTGATGTTGCTCTTCAACTTGGTTGCCAAGATCACACAGCTCAGGCTgctatagaaaaaattaaagataTGAATGAGCAAGTAGGCATTAAGCCCTATCTCAGATTTTTGGGCATCTTAGAAAAGGACTTTGAAGAGCTTTCTAAGAATGCTGCCAAGGATGCTTGTGGTGCTACTAATCCTGTTCAACCTACTCTGGACGAAGTCAAGTCTATCTTTGCTGCTGCCTACTAA
- the pan6 gene encoding pantoate-beta-alanine ligase encodes MIIEGKKGLVRERIQFWRQQGERIAFVPTMGNLHEGHLTLVKKAKEMGTKVVVSIFVNPMQFNNQNDLNAYPQTLKEDSEKLKDLCVDLVFTPTVQELYPAGSAGITFVETPKLSEMLEGASRPGHFRGVTTIVSKLFHIVQPDIACFGEKDFQQLAILRKMVTDLDFGIEIVGVPIVRGENGLALSSRNGYLTEEQLKIAPNLYEVLSGVVRKVTQGHRDFATLFQDCDTELRKLGFVPDQIEIRDADSLESCSHETKRMVLLAAAWLGKARLIDNIQINCHYDIQK; translated from the coding sequence atgattattgaaggaaaaaaagggtTGGTTCGGGAACGAATCCAATTTTGGCGACAACAAGGAGAACGAATTGCATTTGTTCCAACAATGGGCAATTTGCATGAGGGTCATTTAACATTGGTGAAAAAGGCAAAGGAAATGGGAACAAAAGTGGTAGTTAGCATTTTCGTCAATCCTATGCAATTCAACAACCAAAACGACTTGAATGCTTATCCTCAAACGTTAAAAGAGGATAGCGAAAAACTAAAGGATTTGTGTGTCGATTTAGTATTTACGCCCACAGTGCAAGAGCTGTACCCGGCTGGTTCTGCAGGAATTACATTCGTGGAAACTCCAAAGTTATCGGAAATGCTGGAAGGTGCTAGTCGCCCAGGACATTTTCGTGGTGTTACGACGATTGTAAGCAAATTGTTCCATATAGTACAACCGGATATAGCATGCTTTGGCGAGAAAGATTTCCAGCAGTTGGCGATTCTACGAAAGATGGTAACggatttggattttggtATCGAGATCGTCGGCGTTCCGATTGTTCGTGGTGAGAATGGCTTGGCGTTGAGTTCTAGAAATGGCTATTTAACAGAAGAACAGCTCAAGATTGCTCCTAACCTGTATGAGGTATTATCTGGAGTGGTGAGGAAAGTAACTCAAGGCCATCGAGACTTTGCTACCTTGTTTCAGGATTGCGATACTGAATTGCGCAAACTTGGGTTTGTTCCTGACCAAATTGAAATTCGAGACGCCGATTCTCTAGAGTCTTGCAGCCATGAAACCAAGCGCATGGTTTTACTTGCGGCAGCTTGGTTGGGCAAGGCAAGATTAATTGATAATATCCAAATTAACTGCCATTATGatatacaaaaataa
- a CDS encoding FAD binding oxidoreductase, implicated in cellular detoxification — MGLKILLVNGSHPFGHSQGKLSETLQGVANETLTGLGHTVHETIVTKGYVIEEEIEKFASSDVVLYQFPGWWMGLPWPLKKYIDEVFTVGFGKLFASDGRSRTSPTKNYGKGGLLHGKSYMLSTTWNAPFEAFHEFGNFFDGRGVDNVLYPVHKAHEFLAMTSLPSFTANDVIKNPQVESYISAYKLHLQKVLPAY, encoded by the coding sequence ATGggattgaaaattttgctTGTTAACGGTTCTCACCCTTTTGGTCACAGCCAGGGCAAATTAAGCGAAACGCTTCAAGGTGTTGCCAATGAGACTTTGACGGGTTTAGGCCATACAGTTCATGAGACAATTGTTACCAAAGGCTATgttattgaagaagagattGAAAAGTTTGCTTCTTCTGACGTTGTCCTCTATCAATTTCCCGGATGGTGGATGGGTCTTCCCTGGCctttaaagaaatacaTTGACGAAGTCTTTACTGTAGGATTCGGAAAGCTCTTTGCAAGCGACGGCCGTTCTCGTACAAGTCCTACCAAGAACTATGGTAAAGGTGGTCTTTTGCATGGTAAATCTTACATGCTTTCCACTACCTGGAATGCTCCCTTTGAGGCCTTCCACGAGTTTGgaaatttctttgatgGCCGTGGCGTCGACAATGTCTTGTACCCTGTTCATAAGGCTCACGAGTTTTTGGCAATGACCTCGTTACCTTCCTTCACGGCGAACGATGTCATTAAAAACCCTCAGGTAGAGTCTTATATATCCGCTTATAAGCTccatttacaaaaagttcTGCCTGCTTATTAG
- the otg1 gene encoding alpha-1,3-galactosyltransferase Otg1 has protein sequence MALFQNVRFPRRHWSILFAAMLLFGIFTFTFHFHSRLLSPSALQASTVHASKEHHGDPNKYTFLALLTPPSSENDPYFNATRVLVHRLKHHPVTKSKYPIHIMVLRGVDEWKIRRLEADGASVLLVDPISPSDIVVDLDSMDNDISDRIRHMFTKLRIFELTQFDKLCVIDSDILPLKNIDDIFDVPYQGKPPTPIPSEQREYKDPKDGSSHFFSEDFADYDTNIDDFYPYLLAAATDRGEHHMIPPEPLGSFNAGMMLIRPSLAHFQRLLKIGAYPYKYENAHMMEQSLLNVAYGEHGWFPWTRVDPYYNGVWCSLPEHPHLKTAHGKFWQSDSTEFASVYLAEWYRAYGEMLAFHQYQTM, from the coding sequence ATggctctttttcaaaatgttCGTTTTCCGCGTCGCCATTGGTCCATCCTTTTCGCAGCAATGCTCCTTTTTGGGATCTTTACGTTTACCTTCCACTTCCATTCTCGTCTTCTCTCACCAAGCGCCTTGCAAGCGTCCACTGTACATGCATCCAAAGAGCATCACGGCGACCCAAACAAATACACGTTTTTAGCATTACTCACCCCTCCGTCCTCTGAAAATGACCCCTATTTCAATGCCACTAGGGTTCTTGTTCATCGCTTAAAGCACCACCCCGTtacgaaaagcaagtaTCCTATACACATCATGGTTCTCCGTGGAGTTGACGAATGGAAAATTCGTCGTCTAGAGGCCGATGGTGCTTCCGTCCTTCTCGTCGATCCAATCTCTCCATCCGACATTGTTGTCGACCTTGATTCCATGGACAATGACATTTCCGACCGCATTCGACACATGTTTACAAAGCTTCGTATTTTCGAGTTAACCCAGTTTGATAAACTCTGTGTCATTGATAGCGATATCCTGCCTCTAAAAAACATCGACGATATATTCGATGTTCCTTACCAAGGCAAACCACCCACTCCCATTCCATCCGAACAGCGCGAATACAAGGATCCAAAAGATGGATCGTCGCACTTTTTTTCGGAAGATTTTGCGGATTACGATACCAACATCGATGATTTCTATCCTTACCTTTTGGCTGCCGCTACCGACAGAGGAGAGCACCATATGATTCCACCCGAACCACTTGGATCCTTCAACGCTGGGATGATGCTCATCCGTCCCAGCCTTGCCCACTTTCAGCgccttttgaaaattggCGCTTATCCCTATAAATACGAGAATGCTCATATGATGGAGCAAAGTTTGCTCAACGTTGCTTACGGGGAACATGGATGGTTTCCATGGACCCGCGTTGATCCTTATTATAATGGTGTCTGGTGTTCTCTTCCCGAACATCCCCACTTGAAAACTGCACACGGTAAGTTTTGGCAGTCTGATAGTACTGAATTTGCTTCTGTGTATCTTGCAGAATGGTACCGTGCATACGGTGAAATGCTCGCCTTTCACCAATATCAAACCATGTAG
- the rps101 gene encoding 40S ribosomal protein S3a, which produces MAVGKNKRLSKGKKGIKKRAVDPFARKDWYEIKAPSFFEVKNVGKTLVNRTAGLKNANDALKGRCMEVSLADLQKDEEHSFRKVRLRVEDVQGKNCLTSFNGLSLTSDKLRSLVRKWQTTIEADQTIKTTDGYLCRVFVVGFTSRRPNQVKKATYAQSSQIRAIRQKMFQVIQNQTASCSLKELVQKLMPEVIGRAIEKATHGIYPLQNVLVRKVKILKSPRHDAQRLLEQHGESQDVGTKVVSDVAPMESV; this is translated from the coding sequence ATGGCAGTTGGtaagaataaaagacttTCTAAAGGCAAGAAGGGAATTAAAAAACGTGCCGTTGATCCTTTCGCCCGTAAGGACTGGTACGAAATCAAGGCTCCTTCCTTCTTCGAAGTTAAGAATGTCGGTAAGACCCTTGTCAACCGTACCGCCGGTTTGAAGAATGCCAACGATGCCTTAAAGGGTCGTTGTATGGAGGTCTCTCTTGCTGATCTTCAAAAGGATGAGGAACACTCTTTCCGTAAGGTCAGACTTCGTGTTGAGGATGTGCAAGGTAAGAACTGCCTTACCAGCTTCAATGGTCTTAGCTTAACTTCCGACAAGTTGCGTTCTCTTGTCCGCAAGTGGCAAACTACCATTGAGGCCGACCAAACTATCAAGACCACTGATGGCTACCTTTGCCGTGTCTTCGTTGTTGGTTTCACTAGCCGCCGCCCCAACCAAGTCAAGAAGGCTACTTATGCTCAATCTTCTCAAATCCGCGCTATCCGCCAAAAGATGTTCCAGGTCATTCAAAACCAAACTGCTTCTTGCTCTTTGAAGGAGCTTGTTCAAAAGTTGATGCCTGAAGTCATTGGCCGCGCTATCGAGAAGGCTACTCATGGAATCTACCCTTTGCAGAACGTCCTCGTTCGTAAGGTTAAGATCTTGAAGTCTCCCAGACATGATGCTCAAAGACTCCTTGAACAACACGGTGAGTCTCAGGACGTTGGTACCAAGGTCGTCAGTGATGTTGCTCCTATGGAGTCTGTTTAA